A DNA window from Setaria viridis chromosome 2, Setaria_viridis_v4.0, whole genome shotgun sequence contains the following coding sequences:
- the LOC117843202 gene encoding uncharacterized protein, translating to MDSLEIKEEDYQMDPIEIKDDEEHPIEMLVDQPRFLEPLCPEEVNEDTRIYPRVGGEYQVEVPDLLTEEEQAKLRSSTVYDSRAFGFEYPVGVGLAIPVTWTQNTSTRVKEEHGGLSRRSSCPSQDEAPIQSSENFPVNLHQDRICSECLGCKVKYAEEGEKLAGSDGQDMHCSQRREVLGCSCVKRKFDDCLPLPGMPRYSWSDEEAQSFLLGLYIFGKNLVQVTKFMETKTMGEVLSYYYGEFFRSDAYRRWAACRKARSRRCILGLRIFSGPRQQELLSRLLAGVAREVEASLMEVFKIFNEGTSTFEQFILTLRSTVGAQVLVQAVGIGKGKYDLTGFALDPSRNHGISTRPEIPVGKACSALSSGDIIKFLTGDFRLSKARSNDLFWEAVWPRLLSRGWHSEQPKDSSQVGKHALVFLIPGVKKFSRKKLVKGNHYFDSVSDVLSKVASEPRLLEFGVQGGNDDSGIKHENGWIHDSEHDRNTLPNKKPSYNRPTEPGCSPELMKFTVVDTSLVQGEEPSKVRSLRNLPTDSSHGYMSSPSSEDSGSDSAEEHSDSEDSSQPYEHVSTDRCTTGAKYASEERKSKPPTIVKMDSSVIQKAASSGTLTSINGHISTDQGFSTMSNACSSTASILPVDVKRVHATTSTEISFQFDQRANAESQVFLAPFSKRRRLVSSKTERTGRRNTTTNENHYWKQADEPLQHDVSGANEASGEAKSFVWGAIPNSSTNISFDVNNKKPYCRRLDNVPPNAETMVYRESIQNRHVIDLNIPQMPSDYESTVSYIASPSDKNMQTMARPPRSSGTEEVADQLPDMDASSDVLYEELSFNSRRHSSRSRPPTARALEALACGFLGTKQKGREANFPSSSRSSRPVRRPRRSPDVSLPFPSDGKGCISHFPDPPTDVNGWNMSNPPFQMIHSSPSDKSTDKVTPDLFGADKSTDKGVHELFSIP from the exons ATGGACTCTCTTGAGATCAAGGAAGAAGATTATCAG ATGGATCCCATTGAAATCAAGGATGATGAAGAGCATCCGATAGAGATGCTTGTTGACCAACCTCGTTTTCTAGAACCTTTATGTCCAGAGGAGGTCAATGAAGACACACGAATATACCCTCGTGTAGGGGGTGAGTACCAGGTGGAAGTTCCAGATCTACTAACTGAAGAGGAACAGGCGAAACTAAGGTCATCAACAGTTTATGACAGCAGAGCGTTTGGTTTTGAGTACCCTGTGGGTGTAGGATTAGCTATTCCAGTCACGTGGACCCAAAATACAAGCACTCGTGTAAAAGAAGAGCATGGGGGGTTGTCACGACGCAGTTCATGTCCTTCACAAGATGAAGCCCCCATCCAAAGCAGTGAAAATTTTCCGGTAAATTTACATCAGGACAGGATTTGTTCAGAGTGTCTTGGCTGTAAAGTTAAATATGCTGAGGAAGGTGAGAAATTAGCAGGATCTGATGGACAAGACATGCATTGCTCACAAAGAAGGGAAGTTTTAGGTTGTTCTTGTGTAAAGAGAAAATTCGATGATTGTTTACCATTGCCTGGGATGCCAAGATACTCCTGGAGTGATGAAGAGGCACAAAGTTTTCTTCTTGGTCTCTACATTTTCGGGAAAAATCTTGTTCAGGTGACAAAATTTATGGAAACCAAGACAATGGGAGAAGTTTTATCCTATTACTATGGAGAATTTTTCAGGTCTGATGCATACAGGCGATGGGCAGCATGTAGAAAAGCAAGAAGCAGGAGGTGTATTCTTGGGCTGCGTATATTTTCTGGTCCAAGGCAGCAGGAATTGTTGTCACGTTTGCTTGCTGGTGTAGCTAGGGAAGTTGAAGCTTCGTTGATGGAG GTCTTTAAAATATTCAATGAGGGAACATCTACTTTTGAGCAGTTTATTTTGACCTTAAGGTCCACAGTTGGTGCTCAAGTTCTTGTACAGGCAGTTGGAATTGGCAAGGGGAAGTATGACTTGACTGGATTTGCATTAGATCCTAGCAGAAATCATGGTATCTCAACCCGTCCGGAAATCCCAGTTGGCAAGGCTTGCTCAGCGCTTTCATCTGGAGATATCATAAAGTTTTTGACTGGTGATTTCAGACTAAGCAAGGCAAGATCCAATGATCTATTCTGGGAGGCTGTCTGGCCTCGCTTGCTTTCAAGGGGCTGGCACTCAGAACAACCCAAGGACTCTTCACAAGTTGGAAAGCATGCTTTAGTCTTTCTCATCCCAGGTGTaaagaaattttctagaaagaAGCTTGTCAAAGGAAATCATTATTTTGATTCTGTTAGTGATGTCTTGAGCAAAGTTGCATCTGAACCAAGGCTGCTTGAATTTGGAGTTCAGGGTGGTAATGATGACAGTGGGATTAAGCATGAaaatggatggatccatgattCTGAACATGACAGAAACACACTTCCTAACAAGAAACCTTCCTATAACCGTCCCACTGAGCCTGGGTGTTCCCCAGAACTAATGAAATTTACTGTGGTGGATACCAGCCTTGTTCAAGGGGAAGAACCTTCTAAGGTGAGGTCACTAAGAAATCTACCAACAGATTCCAGTCATGGTTACATGTCTTCACCAAGTTCTGAAGATTCTGGTAGTGACAGCGCAGAGGAACACTCAGATTCCGAGGACAGCTCCCAGCCTTATGAACATGTAAGTACTGATCGATGCACAACTGGCGCAAAGTATGCTAGTGAGGAGAGAAAAAGTAAGCCCCCGACAATTGTTAAGATGGATTCTAGTGTAATTCAGAAGGCTGCTTCCTCAGGCACATTAACATCGATCAATGGTCATATTTCAACTGATCAAGGTTTCAGCACAATGAGTAATGCATGCTCTTCAACAGCAAGTATTCTTCCTGTTGACGTTAAAAGAGTCCATGCTACTACTTCCACTGAAATAAGCTTTCAGTTCGATCAAAGGGCTAATGCTGAGTCCCAAGTTTTCTTAGCACCCTTTTCGAAGAGAAGAAGGTTAGTTTCCTCTAAGACTGAAAGAACTGGCCGCAGAAATACGACGACCAATGAAAATCATTACTGGAAGCAAGCTGACGAGCCGCTGCAACATGATGTGTCTGGAGCAAATGAAGCAAGCGGAGAGGCCAAGTCTTTTGTATGGGGTGCAATTCCGAACTCATCAACTAACATATCCTTTGATGTCAATAACAAGAAGCCATACTGCAGACGGCTTGACAATGTGCCCCCTAATGCTGAAACAATGGTTTACAGAGAATCTATTCAAAATAGGCATGTCATTGATCTCAATATACCACAAATGCCTTCTGATTATGAGTCAACTGTGAGCTACATTGCCTCTCCATCTGACAAAAATATGCAAACCATGGCTAGGCCTCCACGTTCTTCAGGAACTGAGGAGGTGGCTGACCAACTTCCAGACATGGATGCCTCTAGTGATGTGCTCTATGAGGAGCTTTCTTTCAACTCAAGAAGGCATAGTAGCCGAAGCCGCCCGCCAACAGCCCGAGCTCTGGAAGCTCTTGCCTGTGGCTTTCTTGGTACCAAACAGAAGGGCAGGGAGGCAAATTTCCCATCttcgagcaggagcagcagacCTGTTCGGCGACCACGACGATCGCCTGATGTTTCACTGCCATTTCCTTCTGATGGCAAAGGATGtatttctcattttcctgaTCCGCCCACGGATGTCAATGGATGGAACATGAGtaaccctccattccaaatgATCCACAGCAGCCCCTCTGATAAATCCACAGATAAAGTTACTCCTGACTTGTTTGGAGCAGACAAGTCTACTGACAAAGGAGTTCATGAATTATTTAGCATACCTTAg
- the LOC117843203 gene encoding nodulation receptor kinase isoform X2, with amino-acid sequence MAARFLLLYALLLALATAAASQGLAQEDVAKRLKEELSERNRENEMLESWNGDPCSPSTWEGFSCEPKDGVRVVVKLNFSSKNLQGQIPATIGNLTDLTEIDLQDNNFTGSIPVSFSALKHLRNLSVKCNPFLSNQLPDGFSTGVDFRHGACAAEEYHSSPAEEYQSPPGVASQRVIVIGGVAGGSLACTFALGFLFVCFNKRERRSPEKDCSSTTNPIFQECGIHNTTNPAVQQLSLKSIQTATGNFKRLIGEGGFGAVYRGILPHGQEVAVKVRSSSSTQGTREFNNELRLLSAVWHENLVPLIGYCCEKDQQILVYPFMSNGSLQDRLYGEASKRKVLDWPTRLSVCIGAARGLVYLHNFAGRCIIHRDIKSSNILMDHSMCGKVADFGFSKYAPQEGDSNPSMEVRGTAGYLDPEYYSTQVLSTRSDVFSFGVVLLEIVTGREPLDVKRPRDEWSLVEWAKPYIREYKIEEMVDPGIKGQYCSEAMWRVLEVALVCTEPFSTFRPSMEDVLRELEDALIIENNASEYMRSIESTGTLGSNRYLSIDRKMFTSGSARIEPTKGQLQTMPSLPR; translated from the exons ATGGCCgcccgcttcctcctcctctatgcgctgctcctcgccctcgccaccgccgcggcatCCCAAGGCCTCGCCCAAG AGGATGTTGCGAAGCGGTTGAAGGAGGAGCTGTCAGAGAGGAACCGAGAGAATGAGATGCTCGAGTCATGGAATGGAGACCCGTGTTCCCCGTCTACCTGGGAAGGATTCTCTTGCGAACCCAAGGATGGCGTCCGTGTCGTCGTCAAGCT GAACTTTTCTTCGAAGAATTTGCAAGGCCAGATTCCGGCAACCATTGGTAACTTAACGGACCTAACTGAAAT TGATCTGCAAGACAATAATTTCACTGGATCTATTCCGGTATCCTTTTCTGCTCTCAAACACCTGCGCAACCT GTCAGTGAAGTGCAACCCCTTCCTGAGCAATCAGCTGCCTGATGGTTTCTCAACCGGGGTGGATTTCAG GCATGGAGCCTGTGCTGCTGAAGAGTATCATAGCTCCCCTGCTGAAGAGTACCAAAGCCCACCTGGAGTTGCCAGTCAGAGAGTAATTGTTATCGGTGGTGTTGCTGGTGGATCTTTGGCATGCACTTTTGCTCTTGGATTTCTATTTGTTTGTTTTAACAAACGTGAACGTCGTTCTCCAGAAAAAGACTGCTCGTCTACAACAA ACCCCATTTTTCAAGAATGCGGTATCCATAACACTACAAACCCTGCAGTACAACAGCTGTCCCTCAAATCTATCCAGACTGCAACAGGCAACTTCAAAAGATTGATAGGAGAGGGTGGGTTTGGAGCAGTTTATCGAGGTATATTACCACATGGACAAGAAGTTGCAGTAAAAGTCCGATCAAGCTCATCAACACAGGGAACACGTGAGTTTAACAATGAG TTGAGACTTCTTTCTGCTGTGTGGCATGAGAATTTGGTCCCACTTATTGGCTATTGCTGTGAAAAGGATCAGCAGATATTGGTATATCCATTCATGTCCAATGGCTCACTACAGGATCGCCTCTATG GTGAGGCATCCAAAAGGAAAGTTCTTGATTGGCCTACCAGATTATCTGTTTGTATTGGTGCAGCAAGAG GGCTGGTATATCTGCACAATTTTGCAGGGCGTTGTATCATACACAGAGATATTAAATCAAGCAACATACTTATGGATCACAGCATGTGTGGCAAGGTAGCCGACTTTGGGTTTTCTAAGTATGCACCTCAGGAAGGTGACAGTAATCCATCAATGGAAGTGAGAGGAACTGCTGGGTACTTGGACCCTGA ATACTATTCCACTCAGGTGTTATCCACCAGAAGTGATGTCTTCAGTTTTGGAGTAGTCCTGTTAGAAATTGTGACGGGAAGAGAACCACTTGATGTCAAAAGGCCTCGTGATGAATGGAGCTTAGTTGAGTGG GCAAAACCTTACATAAGGGAGTACAAGATCGAAGAGATGGTGGACCCTGGCATAAAAGGGCAATATTGTTCAGAGGCCATGTGGAGAGTGCTTGAGGTCGCTTTGGTATGCACCGAGCCCTTCTCAACCTTCCGGCCAAGCATGGAGGACGTTCTCAGGGAGCTGGAAGACGCACTGATCATCGAGAACAACGCGTCTGAGTACATGAGGTCCATCGAAAGCACAGGGACTCTGGGCTCCAATCGCTATCTGTCCATTGACAGGAAGATGTTCACATCAGGTTCAGCGCGAATCGAGCCGACAAAGGGACAATTGCAAACGATGCCTTCGCTTCCTAGGTAA
- the LOC117845161 gene encoding exocyst complex component EXO84C, translated as MESSSGEELEEEFPGHEWITPQSSINAAYQSQTEKGIRKICSELLELKDAIENLSGNMQSKYLAFLRISEEVVEAEQELIELQKHVSAQGILVQDLMSGVSRELDVWFKSNKEEDVKEKDFQTELDEILSDDTQDPKAIFLDKLDALLAEHKMEEAVLALEDEEKKYLVANESSKESNAELSAFKTALFKRKAILEDQLVRWSEQPSLPIAELRKSLAGLVKIGKGSLAHQLLLKAYGSRLHKNVEAFLPSCSIYTETYAASLSQIVFSAIAKAAKETNTLFGDSPMNMNRIIQWAEYEIETFARLVKENSPLPESVSALRAACICIQTSLSHCSFLESYGLKFSKLLMVLLHPYIEEVLELNFRRVRRKIVDAARNDDILLLTPQEGSPLSGAVAPNIMLTSSGKKFMSIVNDILDQVTPMTIVHFGGAILNKYVQLFDRYVQTLIKVLPGPSEDDTLLESKEPVEFKAETDAQQLTLIGAAYTIADELLPAAVSKFFDMQTEKKGTVGSSESLGSGSIYSIEYKEWKRHLQHSLDKLRDHFCRQYVLSFIYLEGKSRLDARMYMERKTDDLLFDADPLPSLPFQALFGRLQQLASVAGDVLLGKDKIQKVLLSRLTETVVMWLSNEQEFWDVFEDRSVQLQPSGLQQLILDMHFIVEIAVCGRFPHRPVQQLVSTIITRAIAAFSARNVDPQSALPEDEWFLETAKAAIHKLMLGTSGSESEPEAEQEPEPEEHVALHDEMSDSDESIATPSTSGSDDSFASANNDDLESPVYFTDPEA; from the exons ATGGAGAGCAGCAGcggggaggagctggaggaggagttCCCGGGCCACGAGTGGATCACTCCGCAGTCCTCCATCAACGCGGCCTACCAGTCCCAGACCGAGAAG GGTATCAGGAAAATTTGTTCTGAGTTGTTGGAGTTGAAGGATGCTATTGAAAACTTGAGTGGAAATATGCAGTCAAAGTACCTGGCTTTTCTCAG AATATCTGAGGAGGTTGTTGAAGCAGAGCAAGAGTTAATTGAGCTTCAAAAGCATGTGTCTGCTCAAGGGATTCTTGTGCAAGATCTAATGAGTGGTGTGTCCCGCGAGCTTGATGTTTGGTTCAAATCTAACAAGGAAGAAGATGTGAAAGAAAAGGATTTTCAGACTGAACTGGATGAAATTTTATCTGATGATACCCAGGATCCCAAAGCTATTTTTCTGGATAAGTTAGATGCTTTGCTTGCAGAGCACAAAATGGAGGAGGCAGTGCTCGCTCTGGAAGATGAAGAGaagaaatatttggttgcaaATGAATCTAGCAAAGAATCAAATGCAGAGCTTTCTGCCTTTAAGACAGCACTGTTTAAAAGGAAAGCAATTCTTGAGGATCAACTTGTTAGGTGGTCTGAACAGCCATCTTTACCTATAGCTGAGCTAAGGAAGTCTTTGGCTGGTTTAGTTAAGATAGGCAAAGGTTCTTTAGCCCATCAATTACTTCTAAAAGCTTACGGTTCGCGCCTTCATAAAAATGTTGAGGCATTTCTCCCGTCGTGTTCAATCTACACAGAAACTTATGCTGCATCATTGTCACAGATTGTTTTCTCAGCTATTGCAAAAGCAGCAAAAGAAACTAATACACTATTTGGAGATAGCCCCATGAATATGAACCGGATCATCCAATGGGCTGAATACGAAATTGAAACATTTGCACGCTTGGTCAAAGAAAATTCTCCTTTGCCTGAGAGTGTTTCTGCCCTTCGCGCTGCTTGTATATGCATCCAAACTAGTCTCTCTCATTGCTCTTTTCTAGAATCGTATGGGCTGAAATTCTCAAAATTACTTATGGTGCTACTGCACCCTTATATTGAAGAAGTTCTTGAACTAAATTTTAGAAGGGTGAGAAGAAAGATTGTGGATGCAGCAAGGAATGATGATATTCTGCTTCTCACCCCTCAAGAAGGATCACCGCTCTCTGGTGCAGTTGCCCCAAACATTATGCTGACAAGCAGTGGGAAGAAGTTCATGTCCATTGTCAAT GATATTTTGGATCAAGTCACCCCAATGACTATAGTTCACTTTGGTGGAGCAATCTTGAATAAATATGTCCAGCTTTTTGATAGATATGTACAAACGCTGATCAAAGTCTTGCCTGGACCTTCTGAAGATGATACTCTACTGGAGTCAAAAGAGCCTGTTGAATTTAAAGCTGAAACTGATGCGCAGCAACTTACTCTAATTGGAGCGGCATACACTATAGCAGATGAGTTATTGCCAGCTGCTGTATCCAAGTTCTTTGATATGCAGACTGAAAAGAAAGGAACTGTTGGATCAAGTGAAAGCCTTGGCTCTGGGTCCATATACTCCATTGAATACAAAGAGTGGAAACGTCATTTGCAACATTCATTGGACAAACTGAGGGATCACTTCTGCCGACAGTATGTCTTATCATTTATTTACTTGGAAGGGAAGTCACGATTGGACGCTAGAATGTACATGGAGCGGAAGACTGATGATCTTTTGTTTGATGCTGATCCCTTGCCTTCACTGCCCTTCCAG GCGCTGTTTGGAAGATTGCAACAGCTAGCTAGTGTTGCTGGTGATGTTCTCCTGGGAAAAGATAAGATACAGAAGGTCTTACTCTCAAGGCTAACTGAAACGGTTGTCATGTGGCTCTCCAATGAGCAAGAATTCTGGGATGTTTTTGAGGACCGGTCTGTCCAACTCCAGCCTTCAGGGTTGCAGCAG CTTATTCTTGATATGCACTTCATTGTTGAGATTGCTGTCTGCGGGCGTTTCCCACACAGACCAGTTCAGCAGCTTGTGTCAACAATCATAACCAGAGCGATCGCTGCTTTCTCAGCAAGGAATGTTGACCCACAAAG TGCGCTTCCTGAGGATGAGTGGTTTCTCGAAACTGCCAAGGCTGCAATTCACAAGCTCATGTTGGGGACCTCTGGATCCGAGTCTGAGCCTGAGGCCGAGCAGGAACCTGAACCTGAAGAACATGTTGCTCTGCATGATGAGATGTCCGATTCTGATGAGAGCATCGCAACTCCATCAACGTCAGGATCTGACGATTCATTCGCTTCTGCGAACAATGATGACCTAGAGAGCCCTGTTTACTTCACTGATCCTGAAGCTTAG
- the LOC117843203 gene encoding nodulation receptor kinase isoform X1, which produces MAARFLLLYALLLALATAAASQGLAQEDVAKRLKEELSERNRENEMLESWNGDPCSPSTWEGFSCEPKDGVRVVVKLNFSSKNLQGQIPATIGNLTDLTEIDLQDNNFTGSIPVSFSALKHLRNLSVKCNPFLSNQLPDGFSTGVDFRHGACAAEEYHSSPAEEYQSPPGVASQRVIVIGGVAGGSLACTFALGFLFVCFNKRERRSPEKDCSSTTSMSPAATVYDPIFQECGIHNTTNPAVQQLSLKSIQTATGNFKRLIGEGGFGAVYRGILPHGQEVAVKVRSSSSTQGTREFNNELRLLSAVWHENLVPLIGYCCEKDQQILVYPFMSNGSLQDRLYGEASKRKVLDWPTRLSVCIGAARGLVYLHNFAGRCIIHRDIKSSNILMDHSMCGKVADFGFSKYAPQEGDSNPSMEVRGTAGYLDPEYYSTQVLSTRSDVFSFGVVLLEIVTGREPLDVKRPRDEWSLVEWAKPYIREYKIEEMVDPGIKGQYCSEAMWRVLEVALVCTEPFSTFRPSMEDVLRELEDALIIENNASEYMRSIESTGTLGSNRYLSIDRKMFTSGSARIEPTKGQLQTMPSLPR; this is translated from the exons ATGGCCgcccgcttcctcctcctctatgcgctgctcctcgccctcgccaccgccgcggcatCCCAAGGCCTCGCCCAAG AGGATGTTGCGAAGCGGTTGAAGGAGGAGCTGTCAGAGAGGAACCGAGAGAATGAGATGCTCGAGTCATGGAATGGAGACCCGTGTTCCCCGTCTACCTGGGAAGGATTCTCTTGCGAACCCAAGGATGGCGTCCGTGTCGTCGTCAAGCT GAACTTTTCTTCGAAGAATTTGCAAGGCCAGATTCCGGCAACCATTGGTAACTTAACGGACCTAACTGAAAT TGATCTGCAAGACAATAATTTCACTGGATCTATTCCGGTATCCTTTTCTGCTCTCAAACACCTGCGCAACCT GTCAGTGAAGTGCAACCCCTTCCTGAGCAATCAGCTGCCTGATGGTTTCTCAACCGGGGTGGATTTCAG GCATGGAGCCTGTGCTGCTGAAGAGTATCATAGCTCCCCTGCTGAAGAGTACCAAAGCCCACCTGGAGTTGCCAGTCAGAGAGTAATTGTTATCGGTGGTGTTGCTGGTGGATCTTTGGCATGCACTTTTGCTCTTGGATTTCTATTTGTTTGTTTTAACAAACGTGAACGTCGTTCTCCAGAAAAAGACTGCTCGTCTACAACAAGTATGTCTCCTGCTGCTACAGTATATG ACCCCATTTTTCAAGAATGCGGTATCCATAACACTACAAACCCTGCAGTACAACAGCTGTCCCTCAAATCTATCCAGACTGCAACAGGCAACTTCAAAAGATTGATAGGAGAGGGTGGGTTTGGAGCAGTTTATCGAGGTATATTACCACATGGACAAGAAGTTGCAGTAAAAGTCCGATCAAGCTCATCAACACAGGGAACACGTGAGTTTAACAATGAG TTGAGACTTCTTTCTGCTGTGTGGCATGAGAATTTGGTCCCACTTATTGGCTATTGCTGTGAAAAGGATCAGCAGATATTGGTATATCCATTCATGTCCAATGGCTCACTACAGGATCGCCTCTATG GTGAGGCATCCAAAAGGAAAGTTCTTGATTGGCCTACCAGATTATCTGTTTGTATTGGTGCAGCAAGAG GGCTGGTATATCTGCACAATTTTGCAGGGCGTTGTATCATACACAGAGATATTAAATCAAGCAACATACTTATGGATCACAGCATGTGTGGCAAGGTAGCCGACTTTGGGTTTTCTAAGTATGCACCTCAGGAAGGTGACAGTAATCCATCAATGGAAGTGAGAGGAACTGCTGGGTACTTGGACCCTGA ATACTATTCCACTCAGGTGTTATCCACCAGAAGTGATGTCTTCAGTTTTGGAGTAGTCCTGTTAGAAATTGTGACGGGAAGAGAACCACTTGATGTCAAAAGGCCTCGTGATGAATGGAGCTTAGTTGAGTGG GCAAAACCTTACATAAGGGAGTACAAGATCGAAGAGATGGTGGACCCTGGCATAAAAGGGCAATATTGTTCAGAGGCCATGTGGAGAGTGCTTGAGGTCGCTTTGGTATGCACCGAGCCCTTCTCAACCTTCCGGCCAAGCATGGAGGACGTTCTCAGGGAGCTGGAAGACGCACTGATCATCGAGAACAACGCGTCTGAGTACATGAGGTCCATCGAAAGCACAGGGACTCTGGGCTCCAATCGCTATCTGTCCATTGACAGGAAGATGTTCACATCAGGTTCAGCGCGAATCGAGCCGACAAAGGGACAATTGCAAACGATGCCTTCGCTTCCTAGGTAA